The proteins below are encoded in one region of Paenibacillus albus:
- a CDS encoding phytanoyl-CoA dioxygenase family protein yields the protein MIVTHKEVEQYNRDGFVMVKDLFTKNEVNRLIQEIEGGDRVAGTTYSADDSSGRKAKLAIWFELGSDVWSSVSICPRIINNVRILMGEDAAFFHGKVMLKEAKSGGAWEWHQDYGYWYDQGFIYPNMMSVFIALDPATRENGCLQVLRGSHKLGRLEHGKVGAQTGADPRRIHQVQDMFELMHCEMEPGTALFFHSNLLHASAPNMSEHHRRTFITCYNATSNPVLQGETLKYFGTCPVGSDDWLAN from the coding sequence ATGATTGTGACGCATAAAGAGGTCGAGCAATATAATCGAGATGGATTTGTGATGGTGAAGGACCTGTTTACGAAAAATGAAGTGAACAGGTTGATTCAAGAGATTGAAGGCGGCGATCGCGTCGCGGGAACGACCTATAGCGCCGATGACAGTTCCGGGCGCAAGGCCAAGCTTGCCATCTGGTTCGAGCTCGGATCAGATGTATGGTCGAGTGTGTCGATATGCCCGCGTATCATCAACAATGTGCGTATTCTGATGGGGGAGGACGCGGCATTTTTCCACGGTAAGGTCATGCTCAAAGAGGCCAAATCCGGCGGAGCCTGGGAGTGGCATCAGGATTATGGCTACTGGTACGACCAGGGCTTCATCTATCCGAATATGATGAGCGTCTTTATCGCACTTGATCCTGCGACTAGGGAGAATGGATGCTTGCAAGTGCTTCGCGGCTCCCATAAGCTCGGTCGTCTGGAGCATGGCAAAGTTGGTGCTCAGACAGGAGCAGACCCGCGTCGCATTCATCAGGTGCAGGACATGTTTGAGCTAATGCATTGCGAGATGGAACCAGGCACGGCGTTGTTCTTCCACAGCAATCTTCTTCACGCTTCCGCCCCGAATATGTCGGAGCATCACCGCCGCACGTTCATCACCTGTTATAACGCGACGAGCAATCCGGTGCTGCAGGGGGAGACGCTCAAGTATTTCGGTACTTG
- a CDS encoding Gfo/Idh/MocA family protein: protein MAMERDVHAEHGNGAASKPKRILVLGTEKLGEWSKRPYLEVAGVVDLYGEFERLPAEDRIWLDRYPVYADVDTALARSAAELAVIIVPNDCKNTIDAERKVLERGLDLVVQKLRLDSAEDVWELVQLSRRSGSGSGNGAKFIVGEFYRYLASIRTIKSLLQDPSVVGKVEYVVWSCTLPLTANAHNRWMSSYKHVTLEDLSYHHFGTLHYLLGFHPVTLYAQSYKPSWAKVGTLPIASMQAKTAEGYRLHYLTTWGSRAEPTDYLGDIRIEGERGTIELKSGRVFITGSDGVIREAELLPARYEGFFGIFDHLHDVWEGKDTRVDGSPYTIEQFEPVLRAMYSAVRSAETGEAVLL from the coding sequence ATGGCCATGGAGAGGGATGTGCACGCAGAGCACGGCAACGGAGCCGCGTCGAAGCCGAAACGAATTCTCGTGCTCGGCACGGAGAAGCTTGGGGAATGGAGCAAACGCCCCTACTTAGAGGTAGCCGGTGTCGTTGATCTGTACGGCGAGTTCGAGCGGCTGCCTGCCGAAGACCGCATCTGGCTGGACCGTTATCCGGTCTACGCTGATGTGGACACAGCGCTAGCGCGGTCTGCGGCAGAGCTCGCGGTCATCATCGTGCCGAATGATTGCAAGAATACGATTGACGCGGAGCGGAAAGTATTGGAGCGGGGACTAGACTTGGTCGTACAGAAGCTTCGGCTCGACAGCGCTGAGGACGTGTGGGAGCTTGTTCAGCTTAGCCGCCGAAGCGGCAGCGGTAGCGGCAATGGCGCCAAATTCATCGTTGGTGAATTTTACCGCTACCTCGCGAGCATTCGGACGATCAAATCTTTGCTGCAGGACCCTTCAGTAGTAGGCAAAGTCGAGTATGTCGTCTGGAGCTGCACGCTGCCGCTCACTGCGAACGCGCATAACAGGTGGATGTCGAGCTACAAACATGTGACGCTGGAGGACTTGAGCTATCATCATTTTGGCACGCTGCATTATTTGCTCGGCTTTCATCCGGTGACGCTCTATGCGCAGTCCTATAAGCCTTCCTGGGCGAAAGTCGGCACACTGCCGATTGCCTCTATGCAAGCGAAGACGGCTGAAGGGTACCGGCTTCATTATTTGACGACTTGGGGGTCGCGGGCGGAGCCGACGGACTATCTGGGCGATATTCGCATCGAGGGGGAGCGGGGCACGATCGAACTGAAAAGCGGACGTGTATTCATAACAGGAAGCGACGGCGTTATACGTGAAGCGGAGCTGCTGCCTGCGCGGTATGAGGGATTCTTCGGTATTTTCGACCATCTGCATGACGTATGGGAAGGGAAGGATACTCGCGTAGACGGAAGTCCTTACACGATTGAGCAGTTCGAGCCTGTGCTGCGGGCGATGTACAGCGCCGTAAGGTCGGCGGAGACGGGAGAAGCGGTGCTGCTGTAA
- a CDS encoding aldo/keto reductase yields the protein MAEERGQFKQTISRYWLRTAGGNRIPYGVGCAWLGRGAMDAETMDLEAAVLKLAYDSGVRYFDTSVAYGESERIVGHFLAQVPRESVFLASKVRVREDVTAKEAVVLAKLSLEQSLARMRTDYLDLYQVHDPNVLANVLAENGVLHMLLEAKERGVIRNIGLATRQHDLLAVAANHGQFDTILTYSDYTPVDPSAASLIAEASGLGLGVINASPLLTGLLCGPPPMEVEIPRGVPELELRQKRASELYELCAANGVSITDAALQFPARQSQIDITLSGPSRAADVTNTIASLERSIPESFWRQVEQWYNQLPQK from the coding sequence ATGGCAGAAGAAAGAGGCCAATTCAAACAGACCATAAGCCGGTACTGGCTGAGAACTGCAGGCGGCAACCGGATTCCATATGGCGTCGGCTGCGCGTGGCTCGGCCGAGGTGCGATGGATGCAGAGACGATGGACCTCGAAGCGGCGGTGTTGAAGCTTGCGTACGACAGCGGTGTCCGATACTTCGATACGTCGGTTGCGTACGGCGAGAGCGAGCGCATTGTCGGCCATTTTCTCGCTCAGGTGCCGCGGGAATCAGTGTTTCTCGCCTCGAAGGTGCGCGTTCGCGAGGACGTGACGGCGAAGGAAGCGGTCGTGCTTGCAAAGCTTAGCCTGGAGCAGAGCCTTGCTCGTATGCGGACGGATTACCTGGATTTGTATCAAGTACATGACCCGAATGTGCTCGCGAATGTGCTCGCCGAGAATGGCGTGCTTCACATGCTGCTTGAAGCGAAGGAGCGCGGCGTCATTCGGAATATCGGCCTTGCGACGAGGCAGCATGATCTGCTTGCGGTTGCCGCGAATCACGGTCAGTTCGATACCATTCTGACCTATTCGGACTATACGCCGGTTGATCCGAGCGCAGCGTCGTTAATCGCCGAGGCAAGCGGGCTTGGACTAGGCGTCATTAATGCAAGTCCGCTCTTGACAGGCTTGCTCTGCGGACCGCCCCCAATGGAAGTGGAAATTCCCCGCGGCGTTCCTGAGCTTGAGCTGCGGCAGAAGCGGGCAAGCGAACTGTATGAACTGTGCGCCGCCAATGGCGTATCTATTACGGACGCTGCGCTGCAATTCCCGGCGCGGCAGTCGCAGATTGATATTACGCTGTCGGGACCGAGCAGAGCTGCGGACGTGACGAATACAATTGCATCCCTGGAGCGGTCGATACCGGAATCGTTCTGGCGGCAGGTCGAGCAATGGTACAATCAGCTGCCGCAAAAGTAG
- a CDS encoding creatininase family protein: MYLTRMRPEQVREAVQNNLPLIMGSGVVEYHGPHLPIGTDAMIASHICAEVEKRIPCVVAPPLAFGPTMSWAAGPEDGEIDFDPAPFEAYAKELLKRLRMIGFKQIYIVQHHQGMDGLQALSLRHAAAELTREEALSWGHSWGWQDPSSLPNPNIFSTIQVAGIDTYLRYPADNPGPMPIGHAGKGETQLIQHIDPETVRIEALDTIEQSRLPEWLLDAKEADADEARFWLDLCVEGWIRHITEAGVGGEG, from the coding sequence ATGTATTTGACGCGTATGCGGCCGGAACAGGTTCGCGAAGCGGTGCAGAATAACCTGCCGCTCATAATGGGCTCAGGGGTTGTGGAATATCATGGACCGCATCTGCCAATCGGGACGGATGCGATGATTGCGAGCCATATTTGTGCCGAGGTGGAGAAGCGAATTCCGTGCGTCGTGGCTCCGCCGCTTGCGTTTGGCCCGACGATGTCGTGGGCAGCAGGACCGGAGGACGGAGAGATCGACTTTGATCCGGCGCCTTTTGAAGCCTACGCCAAGGAACTGCTGAAGCGGCTGCGGATGATCGGCTTTAAGCAGATCTATATCGTTCAGCATCATCAGGGCATGGATGGATTGCAGGCGCTGAGTCTGAGACATGCGGCGGCGGAGCTCACTCGCGAAGAGGCGCTTAGCTGGGGACACTCTTGGGGCTGGCAAGATCCAAGCTCGCTTCCTAACCCGAATATATTCTCGACCATTCAGGTTGCAGGCATTGATACGTATTTGCGCTATCCGGCGGACAACCCGGGACCGATGCCGATTGGCCATGCCGGTAAAGGAGAAACGCAGCTCATACAGCATATTGATCCCGAGACGGTACGCATAGAGGCACTGGATACGATTGAACAATCACGGCTGCCGGAATGGCTGCTGGATGCGAAGGAAGCAGATGCGGATGAAGCGAGGTTCTGGCTCGATCTCTGTGTAGAGGGCTGGATTCGCCATATCACCGAAGCAGGAGTAGGAGGAGAAGGATGA
- a CDS encoding alpha-galactosidase, with product MKLQLGSPTADYFSGGKVPFSFVYGGELAGHSSMERFAMSEKSTTSEGVTVNERLYEDELTGLQCKVVSKSYSEGISEWVVFFRNPTEKSLPILEQVKAVDLQYELPYSSDAILHYSKGSSNQYDDFMPQRVQMKDRELHRFSPVGGRSSNGVLPFFNVQQEDQGLIIAIGWSGQWSAELTCPSHNRLTLRAGQAQLRLSLQPGEEIRLPSIVLVPWLGSRMDGQNKLRRFIMSHKTPKVDGTPITGPITVGSWGGTEAAVHLNRIRAVKELALPYSHYWVDAGWYGAADSDTSDEFTGEWYRQAGDWNYHRKYYPDGIKVVSDAVREAGMKFLLWMEPERAIYGKPITLEHPEWYVGKKVEGESVLLNLGQPEALEWLIGMISGLIAEHGIELFRQDFNFNPLPYWESLDTPDRIGAAEAHYVQGLYTFWDELLLRHPGLIIDNCASGGRRIDIETTSRSIPLWRSDVQCVPCDPIAAQTHGFGLSHWIPLSGTAARSSAPYDGRSILAAAAGLSPYFQADGNVVPDFPVDELRDRLQEYNRASTLFAGDFYPLTDCTISPQAWLAYQLDRPDLGQGIVAAFRRQESPFVTAVFQLQGIDTEANYELEDADTKEIQVIHGSALQSLQVEIGEYRQSKLYFYRKQ from the coding sequence GTGAAGCTACAGCTAGGCAGTCCAACTGCCGACTATTTCAGCGGCGGCAAGGTGCCCTTCTCATTCGTTTACGGCGGAGAGCTAGCGGGTCACAGTAGTATGGAACGGTTTGCAATGAGCGAGAAGTCGACGACCAGTGAGGGCGTTACGGTTAACGAGCGTTTGTACGAGGATGAGTTGACAGGACTGCAGTGCAAAGTAGTGAGCAAAAGCTATTCCGAAGGTATTAGCGAATGGGTTGTATTTTTCCGTAACCCTACGGAAAAGAGCTTACCGATTCTGGAGCAAGTGAAGGCGGTTGACCTGCAGTATGAGCTGCCGTATTCCAGTGATGCCATTCTTCATTATTCAAAAGGCTCCAGCAATCAATATGATGACTTCATGCCGCAGCGCGTTCAAATGAAGGACCGCGAGCTCCATCGCTTCTCGCCAGTAGGAGGTCGTTCTTCCAACGGTGTCCTGCCCTTCTTCAACGTGCAGCAGGAAGATCAAGGACTCATCATCGCGATTGGCTGGTCAGGACAATGGTCGGCTGAGCTGACTTGCCCCTCCCATAACCGTTTGACCCTTCGTGCCGGGCAAGCCCAGCTTCGCCTCTCCTTGCAGCCGGGGGAAGAGATTCGCTTGCCGAGCATCGTCCTTGTACCTTGGTTAGGGAGCCGAATGGACGGACAGAACAAGCTTCGCCGCTTTATCATGTCGCACAAAACGCCGAAAGTGGACGGCACGCCCATTACTGGACCGATCACAGTCGGCTCATGGGGCGGAACGGAGGCAGCTGTCCACCTGAACCGGATTCGCGCCGTGAAGGAGCTGGCGTTGCCTTATAGTCACTATTGGGTCGATGCAGGCTGGTATGGCGCTGCGGACAGCGACACCTCCGACGAGTTTACCGGAGAATGGTATCGCCAAGCCGGCGATTGGAACTATCACCGGAAGTATTACCCGGACGGCATTAAGGTCGTCAGCGACGCGGTTCGCGAAGCCGGTATGAAGTTTCTGCTGTGGATGGAGCCGGAACGCGCCATATACGGCAAACCGATTACACTTGAGCATCCAGAGTGGTACGTCGGCAAAAAGGTTGAAGGTGAAAGTGTGCTGCTCAATCTCGGGCAGCCGGAAGCGTTGGAATGGCTGATCGGGATGATCTCGGGTCTCATCGCCGAGCACGGCATCGAGCTGTTCCGCCAGGACTTTAACTTCAACCCGCTTCCCTACTGGGAAAGCCTCGATACGCCGGATCGCATCGGCGCTGCCGAAGCGCATTATGTGCAAGGGCTGTACACGTTCTGGGATGAGCTGCTGCTTCGGCACCCCGGCCTTATTATTGATAACTGCGCAAGCGGCGGGCGCCGAATTGATATCGAGACGACATCGCGCAGCATCCCGCTCTGGCGAAGCGATGTGCAGTGCGTCCCTTGTGACCCGATTGCCGCGCAGACGCATGGCTTCGGCTTATCGCATTGGATTCCGCTCAGCGGAACAGCAGCGCGGTCCTCTGCGCCGTATGACGGGCGAAGCATTCTCGCAGCAGCCGCCGGCCTATCCCCGTACTTCCAGGCGGATGGTAACGTCGTACCGGATTTCCCGGTTGATGAGCTTCGCGATCGGCTGCAAGAATACAACCGGGCAAGCACGCTCTTTGCCGGCGATTTCTACCCGCTCACGGATTGCACGATCTCGCCGCAGGCATGGCTGGCGTATCAGCTGGATCGCCCAGACTTGGGGCAAGGGATCGTCGCTGCTTTCCGCAGGCAAGAGAGCCCCTTTGTAACAGCGGTTTTTCAGCTGCAAGGCATTGATACAGAGGCGAATTACGAGCTGGAAGACGCGGATACGAAAGAAATCCAAGTCATTCACGGATCTGCACTGCAATCACTGCAGGTGGAGATCGGGGAATACAGGCAGAGCAAGCTGTATTTTTATCGTAAGCAGTAA
- a CDS encoding Ger(x)C family spore germination protein has protein sequence MSRLCRITILVLGILLLPGCYDQMNLEDASIVLMLGLDVDENGKLMIYAQSPVFSKEAKEKSESVAVAADSVRLARSKFDAVLTGITTGGKLQTILIGTRLLQQQDWFKLLDMFYRMPKLTETPRVIIVDGAIKEIFAFKPADKPRLSLHMSKLIDTAHITNITVLTNMQELRRQMKEKGMTPSLSLIRKEKDEIFVKGTALLNKNDALVARLSLQESTLLLLLQDQIHGIPSLTMELKSTANSEDSDNENESTLKSAISFDIATYKRNIHSSMSNGKFRFDIDVQLNIVITDVQTENSNFNRDQKSTVEKMISAYFTKQFNGLIQKCQSKSVDPFGFGLYARAYQYKHWKAVQNEWEEAFSNADVRVNLKTSIKSFGVTE, from the coding sequence ATGAGTCGGTTATGTCGGATCACGATCCTTGTATTAGGTATTCTGCTGCTCCCCGGCTGCTATGATCAAATGAATTTAGAGGATGCCTCGATTGTGCTCATGCTGGGGCTGGATGTGGACGAGAACGGTAAGCTCATGATTTATGCGCAAAGCCCTGTCTTTTCTAAAGAAGCGAAGGAAAAGTCAGAATCGGTAGCGGTAGCCGCCGATTCGGTACGGCTTGCAAGGAGCAAATTTGATGCGGTATTAACCGGGATCACGACCGGCGGGAAGCTCCAGACGATTCTGATCGGAACGCGATTGCTTCAGCAGCAGGACTGGTTTAAGTTATTAGATATGTTCTATCGGATGCCGAAGCTGACTGAAACGCCGCGGGTGATCATCGTGGACGGAGCGATAAAAGAGATATTTGCGTTTAAGCCAGCGGATAAACCGCGGTTGTCCTTACATATGAGTAAGCTTATTGATACCGCGCATATAACCAATATTACGGTCTTAACGAATATGCAGGAGCTGCGCCGCCAGATGAAGGAGAAGGGCATGACGCCTTCCTTATCGCTCATTAGAAAAGAGAAAGATGAAATCTTCGTGAAAGGCACTGCGCTGCTTAATAAGAACGATGCGCTGGTCGCCCGGCTGTCGCTGCAGGAAAGTACGCTGCTGCTGCTTTTGCAAGATCAAATACACGGCATACCCTCTCTCACCATGGAGCTGAAATCTACAGCGAATTCGGAGGATAGCGACAATGAGAATGAGAGTACGCTCAAAAGCGCTATTTCATTCGATATCGCTACGTACAAGAGGAACATACATTCATCCATGTCGAATGGCAAGTTCCGGTTTGATATCGATGTGCAGCTTAACATTGTCATTACCGACGTACAGACGGAGAATTCGAACTTTAACAGGGACCAGAAGTCCACTGTAGAGAAGATGATATCGGCTTATTTCACGAAGCAATTCAATGGGTTGATACAGAAATGTCAGTCGAAATCAGTTGATCCGTTCGGATTCGGCCTCTACGCCCGGGCGTATCAGTACAAGCATTGGAAAGCCGTTCAGAATGAATGGGAAGAAGCTTTCTCCAATGCGGATGTCCGTGTCAACTTGAAGACAAGTATCAAGAGCTTCGGTGTCACGGAGTGA
- a CDS encoding GerAB/ArcD/ProY family transporter translates to MKKYALNDITLFQYIFMIHGSQIGFGLLSLPTDLAKSAGTDGWISLLFGWALAVIASLFIVQVMKKHPDQTVYDLIPRYFGNVLGAIMNAGIAVYFLFGFFVAFVSLVGFFKIELLANTPNFMLVILFLLPTYMLARNKIRVLGRYAEISFWCFLWMALLYMYPLKDTHWLHLLPMLKEGWGPVLKATSTTGLSFLGFEICFVLYPFLKHKEKAAVGIIIANSMTLLIYMVVTVISFLFFSPDDITSYQYPTLKLLKVMEFRFLERVEIIALVAYVFLAIRVWTHYLYAGTFGLSKLAGMQDHKLFVKLTFIGMILFITFFKPSFLWMAHMLKHFGQFGWALAFVFPFLLLVYTSLVRQKGAIR, encoded by the coding sequence TTGAAGAAGTACGCGCTGAATGACATCACGCTGTTTCAATACATCTTCATGATTCATGGCTCGCAGATCGGCTTCGGATTGCTGTCGCTTCCTACGGATTTAGCGAAGAGCGCCGGTACGGACGGCTGGATATCTCTCCTGTTCGGCTGGGCGCTTGCCGTTATTGCCAGCTTGTTTATCGTTCAAGTCATGAAGAAGCACCCGGATCAAACGGTGTACGATCTGATTCCTCGGTACTTTGGTAACGTACTAGGCGCTATCATGAATGCGGGGATAGCCGTATATTTTCTATTCGGCTTCTTTGTAGCGTTTGTATCCTTGGTCGGTTTTTTCAAAATCGAGCTGCTCGCGAATACGCCGAACTTCATGCTGGTGATTCTGTTTCTACTACCTACGTATATGCTTGCCCGGAATAAGATTCGCGTTCTCGGCCGCTATGCGGAAATTAGTTTCTGGTGCTTCTTGTGGATGGCGCTCCTCTATATGTATCCCTTGAAGGATACCCATTGGCTGCATTTGCTGCCGATGCTGAAGGAAGGCTGGGGACCTGTTCTGAAAGCAACGAGCACGACGGGGCTTTCATTTCTTGGCTTTGAGATCTGCTTCGTTCTCTATCCATTCTTGAAGCACAAAGAGAAAGCGGCTGTGGGCATTATTATCGCCAATAGCATGACGCTGCTCATCTACATGGTTGTCACAGTCATATCCTTTCTTTTCTTCTCGCCTGATGATATTACGTCCTATCAATATCCGACGCTTAAATTGTTGAAGGTCATGGAGTTTCGCTTTCTGGAGCGCGTCGAAATTATCGCTCTAGTGGCATATGTCTTCTTGGCAATCAGAGTGTGGACGCATTATTTGTACGCGGGGACATTCGGGCTCAGCAAGCTGGCGGGAATGCAGGACCATAAGCTCTTTGTGAAGCTTACTTTCATCGGGATGATCTTGTTTATCACTTTCTTTAAGCCTTCCTTTCTGTGGATGGCGCATATGTTGAAGCATTTCGGCCAATTCGGATGGGCGCTGGCATTTGTCTTTCCTTTCTTGCTACTCGTTTATACGAGTCTGGTCCGTCAAAAGGGGGCGATCAGATGA
- a CDS encoding spore germination protein produces MGFFRSILRGKRRRHKPSSPPPVHSGAAQPLVMDLETNIKELQARLSQSPDLVTRRIPIKASGERAALIYLDSLTDKVSINHDVLRPLMHETAVDPQIENIVTVGRMKTETDLYQIEKAILQGYSILLVENTGTAYLLCTHGWPQRAIEDPQLEASLKGAHQGFVETSSQNIALIRRYIPNREMKMIEMQVGERGMTTVSILYLADVANPEVLQELVERIKRVDIDAILSSGELEEYIEDNPYSPFPQFTSTERPDSVASQILQGRLAMVVDKSPEVLIGPANFAMFFQSVDDYSIRWQVSSFIRLLRFAAFFLTIFLPAFYIAVISYNFEVIPLKLLLSVGQSRQGVPFPPIVEALIMELTLEMLKEAGIRLPAPIGQTVGIVGAIVIGQATVQAGVVSNIMVIVVSLTALSSFIIPNNDMSAAIRLIRFPMMLAAFLYGLLGVGIGMLVVLGHLIALESLGTPYFSPFGPLRFSDMKDSIIRLPMWKMIKRPLSSNPIQQRRHGNGTNRGGNR; encoded by the coding sequence ATGGGATTCTTTCGCAGCATTCTGAGAGGGAAGCGCCGGCGGCATAAGCCGTCATCACCTCCGCCTGTCCATTCAGGGGCGGCTCAGCCGCTCGTTATGGATTTGGAAACCAATATTAAGGAATTGCAGGCACGCCTCAGTCAGTCACCAGATTTAGTTACGCGCCGTATCCCGATCAAAGCGAGCGGTGAACGAGCCGCGCTCATCTATCTGGATAGTTTAACAGACAAGGTATCCATCAATCATGATGTGCTCCGGCCGCTTATGCATGAAACGGCGGTAGATCCTCAGATTGAAAATATCGTTACCGTTGGGCGCATGAAGACAGAGACGGATCTCTATCAAATCGAGAAGGCAATATTGCAGGGATATAGTATCTTGCTCGTAGAGAATACGGGCACAGCTTACTTACTATGCACGCACGGATGGCCGCAGAGGGCCATTGAAGATCCGCAATTGGAGGCTTCGCTCAAGGGTGCTCATCAAGGCTTCGTAGAAACAAGCAGCCAGAATATCGCGCTCATCAGGCGATACATCCCGAACCGGGAAATGAAAATGATCGAAATGCAGGTCGGCGAGCGGGGAATGACCACGGTCAGCATTTTATATTTAGCCGATGTGGCGAATCCGGAAGTGCTGCAGGAATTGGTCGAGCGGATTAAGCGAGTAGATATCGATGCCATTCTCTCCTCCGGCGAACTGGAAGAATACATCGAGGATAATCCGTACTCGCCGTTCCCTCAATTCACGTCGACAGAACGTCCGGATTCCGTCGCTTCGCAAATCTTGCAGGGCAGGCTGGCGATGGTGGTCGATAAATCGCCCGAGGTGCTGATCGGTCCGGCTAATTTCGCCATGTTCTTCCAAAGCGTTGACGATTACAGCATCCGGTGGCAGGTTTCATCGTTTATTCGGCTTCTGCGGTTTGCAGCGTTCTTCCTTACCATTTTCCTGCCCGCCTTCTATATCGCCGTCATTTCGTACAATTTCGAAGTCATCCCTCTGAAGCTGCTGTTGTCGGTAGGTCAATCGAGGCAAGGCGTTCCGTTTCCGCCTATCGTAGAGGCTTTGATTATGGAGCTCACGCTCGAAATGCTGAAGGAGGCGGGGATCAGGCTTCCGGCGCCAATCGGTCAGACGGTGGGCATCGTTGGCGCGATCGTAATTGGACAAGCGACCGTGCAGGCGGGAGTTGTCAGCAATATTATGGTTATTGTCGTGTCACTTACAGCGTTGTCATCGTTTATTATCCCGAATAATGACATGTCCGCGGCGATCCGGCTCATTCGCTTCCCGATGATGCTTGCCGCCTTTCTTTATGGACTGCTGGGAGTGGGCATCGGCATGCTTGTGGTGCTCGGACATTTGATCGCGCTTGAATCGCTCGGAACCCCTTATTTCTCACCGTTCGGTCCGCTTCGGTTCTCGGATATGAAGGATTCGATCATTCGGCTGCCGATGTGGAAAATGATTAAGAGGCCTTTAAGCTCAAATCCGATTCAGCAGCGCAGGCATGGCAATGGCACAAATCGAGGTGGAAATCGTTGA
- a CDS encoding MBL fold metallo-hydrolase → MIFLGTGAAEGLPCYYCRCDYCNEVRKRRGKDIRTRSSFRIDGKHQIDFSPDIFAQMNSLGLDVFELEHLLITHTHEDHFDLAEIMVKDCAVDPHPRPLNIYLSKPALSWAERLLEGYSTHLTEEQRSELKSRYRLVPLEYYETYAMGELLVTPVKGSHRAFGEGELASNYLIVVQNGQTMLYACDTGWYSEETWAYLEGKKLDVLIMECTFGGRQDRGLHVEGHLDIPNFLLMLERMQAIGLIDGQTPIYATHINHKHHLLHDDMQSVFDQSGFNVQVAYDGLQI, encoded by the coding sequence ATGATATTTCTGGGTACCGGAGCAGCCGAGGGACTTCCCTGTTACTATTGCCGCTGTGACTACTGCAACGAAGTAAGAAAGCGGAGAGGCAAAGATATTCGCACAAGATCCTCCTTCCGCATTGACGGGAAGCATCAGATTGATTTTAGCCCGGATATTTTTGCTCAGATGAATTCGCTAGGTTTGGATGTATTTGAATTGGAGCATTTACTCATTACACATACGCATGAAGACCATTTCGATCTTGCTGAAATTATGGTCAAGGATTGCGCGGTTGACCCACACCCGAGGCCGTTGAACATCTATTTGAGCAAGCCTGCGCTCTCATGGGCAGAACGATTATTGGAAGGCTACTCCACACATCTCACTGAGGAACAAAGATCGGAATTAAAGAGCAGATACAGGTTAGTTCCACTTGAATATTACGAAACGTATGCGATGGGGGAACTGCTCGTGACACCGGTCAAAGGAAGCCATCGGGCATTTGGCGAAGGCGAGCTGGCCAGCAATTATCTGATTGTTGTGCAGAACGGACAAACGATGCTGTATGCATGCGATACCGGTTGGTACAGCGAGGAAACATGGGCATATTTGGAGGGGAAGAAGCTCGACGTGCTCATTATGGAGTGTACGTTTGGAGGCAGGCAGGACCGCGGGTTACACGTGGAGGGCCATCTCGATATTCCGAATTTTCTATTGATGCTAGAACGCATGCAAGCCATCGGACTTATTGACGGACAAACGCCCATTTATGCGACGCATATTAATCACAAGCATCATTTGCTCCATGATGACATGCAATCGGTATTCGATCAGAGCGGCTTCAATGTTCAGGTTGCGTACGATGGTTTGCAAATTTAA